The stretch of DNA GTTTGTGGATCTGCTGGCCGCGCTGCGCGCCGACCATGTGTGCCACGCCCTGGAGCTGGCAGCGGATGATCCGCAGATGGTCGCCGCGCGGGAGCAGTTGCAGCGCTTTTTCAACCCGCCTTCGCCAGCCTGGCGCGAGATGACCCTCTGGCGCGGGCGCCAGGTGTTGCGGCAGACGCTCCAGGGCGTGGCGGCATCCTTGTGATCTTTGCGCTGTGCTGAAACGATTACGCTTCTGACCCTGGCGCGCTGGGGTTGGGGACGTCATCCCAGGCGTTGGAGACCCCTTCCGGGGCCTGGGCGCGATCCAGTTCCTCGCCGCGGGCGCGCGCCTGCTGCGCCTCCTCATGTCGTCCCAACGCCTGCAAACAGACGCCGCGTCGATGGTGCGCCAGCGGCAACTGGTCGTTGATGGCCAGCGCCGTATCATACGCCCTCAGGGCCTCTTCAAATCGCTCGGCTTCACGCAGGGCGCTGGCCAGATGCAGTTGCGCATCGATGTCCCCGGGTTGGGTTTCAGCGGCGAGGCGGAAGCAGTCGATGGCGTCGTCAAAGCGGCCCAGGTGGGCCAAGGCCATGCCCTTGCCATCCAGCGCATCAGGATCATTGGGGGCGGCGGCCAGAATGGCGTCGAAACGCTCAATGGCGTCGGCGTGGCGATCCATGTCGTAGAGAGTCAGGGCCTGCTGTAGGCGCGCTTCGGGGAGGCTGGGCTCCAGGCGCGCGGCCTCCTCATACTGCGCCAGCGCCGCCTCCAATTCGCCGTTTTTGCTCAACGCGCGGCCATAGTTCATACGGTAGCCCGCCAGCTCCGGCTTGGCCTCCACCGCCGCGCGCAGATGCCCCACCGCTTGCTCGATGCGGTCGGTCTGGTACTTGAGCAGCCCCATCAGGTGGTTGGCCTCCGGGTGCTGCGGCTCTTCACTGAGCACATGTTCATAGAACGGCTCGGCCTGGGCCAGATCCCCCTCCCGGTGCAGCATCACCCCTTGCGCCAGCGCGGCGGCGCGGGCGCGGGTCTGCTTGTTGCTGGGCGCGCCTTCCTGATTGCGGGACTGCTTGTCTTTGGCCTTTTTGGCGCTGCGTTTGAAATGTCTGGACATGGCGGGGTCTCACACTCACTTTAAGATACGCCGCCTGAGCATGGGCGCACGGAGGAAGAAAGCAAAAAATCCTAGCAGAGTCGAAAGGCATCGTCATGGTTTATGCGCACGCTTGGTTGGACGCCCCGCAGCAACCCGCGCCGCCCGCGCCGGGCAAGGCGGTCTGTATTGGCCGCAACTACGCCGCGCACATTGAAGAGCTGGGCAATGAGCGGCCCAGCGAACCAGTGCTGTTTATGAAACCCCGCGAGAGCTTTGTGACCATGCGCGACCCCATCGCGCTGCCCCAAGGAGTGGGCGAGTGTCAGCATGAGATCGAACTGGCGCTATTGATCGGCGCGCCGCTCGCCAAAGCGACGCCAGAACAGGCGCGGGCGGCGGTGATCGGCTATGGCTTGGCGCTAGACCTGACCCTGCGCGAGGTGCAGTCCAAATTAAAAGACAAGGGGCTGCCGTGGGAGCGCGCCAAAGCGTTTGACGGCGCCTGTCCGCTGGCGCCGTTCATCCCGGCGGATCGGGTGGCGGCGCCGGAGGCGCTGAAATTCTCCCTGCAGATCAATGGTCAAACCCGGCAGGAGGGGGACCAGGCTCTGATGCTTTGGGGGCTCTGGGAGGCGCTGAGCGCGGCCTCGCAGGTGTTCACCCTCAATCCAGGCGATGTGTTCCTGACCGGCTCGCCCGCCGGTGTGGGGCCACTGAACCCTGGTGACCAGTTGACGCTGAGTCTGGGCGACATCGCCCGTTTTGAGACCCGTGTGACGGATTGAGCTTGGCGTATGGCGGAGGCGGCGTGCAGGGAAAATTCGCTTGTGCGTTCAGGGTTATGCTAATCTTAGAGTCAGTGGTTCAAATGGCGCGCGGTGCGCGCGTCACTTCTGTAGGAGCGTTGTATTATGGCGATTTCCAGCGTTTCCACTCTCTCCTCGACCACCTCTGCGCGCCAGGTTCAGCGCCAGCAGCCCAGCAATCAGCAGGCGCCGGCGCAAAACGGCTCCAGCTTGCAGAAGGCGCAGGCGGTGGGCGTTTCCCACGCCAGCAGCGCCCAGGCCGCGCAATCCACGCAGTCCGCCCAGGCCCCACAACAGCCCACCAGTTCCGAGGCGGTCAAGCGCCTGGATATCTACGCCTGAGCGCCGAGCGCGACGCGGGGCGAAAGTCGGCGCGATAATCACGCGACAAAACCTTGCGGGCTGGTGTGTGAGCATGTAAGCCTGATACTGGCTCACCATGTCTGCCGGGCGTTCGCGCGCACGGTCATGGCGCGCCGATTCCCGTGATTCGACTCGACACCGCGGACGTGGCCATGTCTCTGGACAATCTCCAAAAAGGGCTCAAAGGCGGACTCAAAGCCGCCAAGCCTTACCAGAAGAAGCGTCAGGGCTCCTCGCTCTCCAATCAGCGCGTGGCCCCGCGCGCGGAGTCGAAGGTGCGTCGCATCGCCCGCGATCACGCCTCGGCCACTGCGCGCAAGACAGGTCCAGCCTCCGCCAATCGCTTGGTGGACCCCAGTTGGCAAGGCGGCGGCGATGCCCCGTCATGGATCATGGCGGCGCTCTCCGGTGGGGCCATGGTGGTGGTGGGAACCTATTTGGCGGCGAGAAATGGTCTGCATGCGGCCTGGAGCGTACT from Magnetofaba australis IT-1 encodes:
- a CDS encoding tetratricopeptide repeat protein; translated protein: MSRHFKRSAKKAKDKQSRNQEGAPSNKQTRARAAALAQGVMLHREGDLAQAEPFYEHVLSEEPQHPEANHLMGLLKYQTDRIEQAVGHLRAAVEAKPELAGYRMNYGRALSKNGELEAALAQYEEAARLEPSLPEARLQQALTLYDMDRHADAIERFDAILAAAPNDPDALDGKGMALAHLGRFDDAIDCFRLAAETQPGDIDAQLHLASALREAERFEEALRAYDTALAINDQLPLAHHRRGVCLQALGRHEEAQQARARGEELDRAQAPEGVSNAWDDVPNPSAPGSEA
- a CDS encoding fumarylacetoacetate hydrolase family protein, translated to MVYAHAWLDAPQQPAPPAPGKAVCIGRNYAAHIEELGNERPSEPVLFMKPRESFVTMRDPIALPQGVGECQHEIELALLIGAPLAKATPEQARAAVIGYGLALDLTLREVQSKLKDKGLPWERAKAFDGACPLAPFIPADRVAAPEALKFSLQINGQTRQEGDQALMLWGLWEALSAASQVFTLNPGDVFLTGSPAGVGPLNPGDQLTLSLGDIARFETRVTD